A single window of Colletotrichum higginsianum IMI 349063 chromosome 8, whole genome shotgun sequence DNA harbors:
- a CDS encoding MFS sugar transporter: MASQARTKKPTPEPREPEPVPGFWLTEATEIAETEHRPPPTTLPMVNIGGRASPDRRLDIRGEGFNRKTYSQKKHWEFDFTSERFRTHSCEDMALLSPKVYQWLVGVFASLGAFLFGYDLGVIAAVVASNTFKDAFSPDTSTEGLVVSMFTAGAFFGAGAAGPLGDRLGRRGTIVTGALFFLLGGGLQTGARDIHMMWVGRLISGLGVGALCMIVPLYQAELAHPSIRGTVTALQQLMIGIGAFVATWVGWGCYTQLTTTSAQWRIPLAIQNIPAIILAALTFLFPESPRWLGDKGRDEEMLKTLARLHSNNDINDAFVRAEYEQIKTAVEIEHQQEARSYMDLFRSRSSFRRLFLCCAIQASVQMTGVSAIQYYSPRIFEQIGIATQDTLKYQGISNGLAIIAQTLAMLLIDRTGRRWPLIGGNIFNSVTFIIAAVLLALFPPGESNNLSAQWGFIVVTWLYNFSFSSTCGPLSWIIVAEVFDTRTRSKGVSIATMVSFAFNTMIGQVTPEGMESVGYQFYFLFIVCNITNAIFFWLFLPETARRPLEEMNELFSSNSWIVAGKASKRYNGHDLENRLHEKEHHASVDVQTENAYAETK; the protein is encoded by the exons ATGGCGAGCCAAGCGAGGACCAAGAAACCGACTCCAGAACCGCGCGAACCAGAGCCCGTCCCGGGCTTTTGGCTCACCGAAGCGACCGAAATTGCGGAGACGGAGCACCGCCCCCCGCCAACAACCCTCCCCATGGTCAACATCGGTGGACGAGCTTCCCCGGATCGGCGTCTAGATATAAGAGGGGAAGGGTTTAATAGGAAAACATATAGTCAAAAGAAGCACTGGGAGTTCGACTTCACGAGCGAGAGATTCAGAACTCATTCTTGTGAAGATATGGCGCTGCTTTCACCAAAAGTGTATCAATGGCTCGTGGGAGTCTTCGCTTCCCTCGGCGCCTTTCTCTTTGGTTATGACCTCG gtgtcatcgccgccgtcgtggcaTCAAACACGTTCAAAGATGCCTTTTCCCCGGACACGTCGACGGAGGGCCTGGTGGTGTCCATGTTCACCGCAGGCGCgttcttcggcgccggcgccgccgggccgCTGGGCGACCGCCTGGGCCGACGGGGCACCATCGTCACGGGCGCCCTGTTCTTCCTCCTGGGCGGGGGTCTCCAGACGGGCGCGCGCGACATCCACATGATGTGGGTTGGCCGCCTGATCTCGGGCCTCGGCGTGGGCGCGCTCTGCATGATCGTCCCGCTGTACCAGGCGGAGCTGGCGCACCCCAGCATCCGCGGCACGGTCACGGCGCTGCAGCAGCTCATGATCGGCATCGGGGCGTTCGTGGCGACCTGGGTCGGCTGGGGGTGTTACACCCAGCTCACGACCACGAGCGCGCAGTGGCGTATCCCTTTGGCGATCCAGAACATCcccgccatcatcctcgctGCGTTGACTTTTCTGTTCCCCGAGAGTCCGAG ATGGCTCGGTGACAAGGGACGCGACGAGGAAATGCTCAAGACGTTGGCCCGACTCCACTCCAACAACGATATCAACGACGCCTTCGTCCGGGCCGAGTACGAGCAGATCAAGACCGCGGTGGAGATCGAGCACCAGCAGGAAGCGAGATCGTACATGGACCTCTTccggtcgaggagctcgttCCGCCGCCTGTTTCTGTGCTGTGCCATCCAAGCATCGGTCCAGATGACGGGAGTCTCGGCCATCCAA TACTACTCCCCCCGAATCTTTGAACAGATCGGCATCGCGACGCAAGACACGCTCAAGTACCAGGGCATCAGCAACGGgctcgccatcatcgcccagaCGCTCGCCATGCTGCTCATCGACCGCaccggccgccgctggcCCCTCATCGGGGGCAACATCTTCAACTCGGTCaccttcatcatcgccgccgtcctcctggCCCTGTTCCCGCCGGGAGAGTCCAACAACCTCAGCGCCCAGTGGGGGTTCATCGTCGTCACCTGGCTGTACAACTTCAGCTTCTCCTCCACCTGCGGCCCGCTGTCCTGgatcatcgtcgccgaggtgTTTGACACGAGGACTCGCTCGAAGGGAGTTAGTATTGCAACGATGGTCTCTTTCGCCTTCAACACCATGATT GGCCAAGTTACCCCGGAGGGAATGGAGTCCGTGGGGTACCAATTCTATTTCCTTTTCATCGTATGCAACATCACAaacgccatcttcttctggcTGTTCCTGCCGGAgaccgcccgccgcccgctcgAGGAGATGAACGAGCTGTTCAGCAGCAACAGCTGGATCGTTGCCGGAAAGGCCAGCAAGAGGTACAACGGTCATGATCTCGAGAACCGGCTGCACGAAAAAGAGCACCACGCGTCGGTGGACGTGCAGACCGAGAATGCGTATGCCGAGACGAAGTAG
- a CDS encoding Lignostilbene dioxygenase, with amino-acid sequence MSDKPQLPPPQWHRLPRLSRSEIVDSSSPATINGRKEALPVSREFEFEVADPQCAQPVNNPGRFDAEIGSCVVHGKIPPNIDGTFYRVVIDYIYTNRNRKDIWINGDGAVNAWRISNGVVDYKQKFVRTPRFIHERAVRQPLWGTYRNPYAGDPRVFDEVQSTGNTHVQWWQKKLLVLKEDSPPIVLDPDTLDTIGVYTFEGQLRSKTFCAHPKTDVSTGEMLGFGMEASGIGANELAYYRFSKEGKVLDECWIKTPVVSWTHDMAATDNYVVFGMTPHQFDLEHMKKDNGTHFRRNPFLPNHFGILPRRNPKPDDAKWFTSLKNHYWGHVCNHFEDADGIIYIDLFLHDTDALRAFPTKHPELETQDGPPPVGKFVRFKIDPEAEPGELELPTIISDVPGELARCDDRYTTKPYTHAYGCGLPGPNGFGGILHIDIDGGLTEVWHAGPEQTVGEPCFVPRTPDSPEGDGYLVVSCRDHKTTLGNLVILDAQNITAGPISVVQLPFRIREGVHGNWVPASDFAVRKPLVDYAGVTPEILDEFGTGAPIPFEDLNARPVDRGR; translated from the exons ATGTCAGACAAACCTCAGCTCCCTCCCCCGCAATGGCATCGCTTGCCACGACTGAGCCGATCCGAGATCGTCGATTCTAGCTCGCCCGCCACTATCAATGGGAGAAAGGAGGCGCTTCCCGTCAGCAGGGAGTTTGAATTCGAGGTCGCCGACCCCCAATGTGCCCAGCCCGTCAACAATCCCGGCCGGTTTGATGCTGAGATCGGCTCTTGCGTCGTCCACGGCAAAATCCCGCCCAACATCGACGGCACGTTCTACCGTGTTGTCATTGACTACATTTACACCAACCGCAACAGGAAAGATATCTGGatcaacggcgacggcgccgtcaacgCTTGGAGAATCTccaacggcgtcgtcgactaCAAGCAAAAGTTCGTCCGGACCCCGCGCTTCATCCACGAGCGGGCGGTCCGGCAGCCTCTCTGGGGCACATACCGGAACCCGTACGCTGGGGACCCCCGCGTGTTTGACGAGGTCCAGTCGACGGGGAACACCCACGTGCAGTGGTGGCAGAAAAAGCTGCTCGTGCTCAAGGAGGACAGCCCGCCGATCGTTTTAGACCCCGACACGCTGGACACCATCG GCGTGTACACTTTTGAGGGCCAGCTACGTTCCAAGACGTTCTGTGCCCATCCCAAGACTGATGTCTCCACGGGCGAGATGCTGGGCTTCGGCATGGAAGCTTCGGGCATAGG CGCGAACGAGCTGGCGTACTATCGGTTCAGTAAGGAAGGCAAAGTGCTGGACGAATGCTGGATCAAGACTCCTGTCGTCAGCTGGACTCACGACATGGCTGCGACTGACAA CTACGTTGTTTTCGGTATGACCCCTCACCAGTTCGACTTGGAACACATGAAGAAAGATAACGGCACACACTTTCGCCGAAACCCCTTCCTT CCCAACCATTTCGGAATCCTTCCGCGCCGGAACCCGAAGCCTGACGATGCAAAGTGGTTCACTTCACTCAAGAACCACTACTGGGGCCACGTCTGCAACCACTTCGAGGATGCGGACGGCATCATCTACATCGACCTCTTCCTCCACGATACGGATGCTCTCAGGGCGTTCCCCACCAAGCACCCCGAGCTCGAAACGCAGGACGGACCGCCGCCGGTCGGCAAGTTCGTCCGGTTCAAGAtcgaccccgaggccgagcccggcgagctggagctgCCGACCATCATCAGCGACGTCCCCGGAGAGCTGGCCCGTTGCGACGACCGCTACACCACCAAGCCCTACACTCACGCTTACGGGTGCGGGTTGCCCGGCCCCAACGGCTTCGGGGGTATACTgcacatcgacatcgacgggGGGCTCACCGAGGTCTGGCATGCCGGCCCGGAGCAAACAGTGGGGGAACCATGCTTTGTGCCTCGCACCCCGGACTCACCGGAGGGCGATGGCTACTTGGTCGTCTCCTGCCGGGATCACAAGACGACACTGGGTAACCTCGTCATCTTGGATGCCCAGAACATCACGGCTGGCCCCATCAGCGTCGTTCAACTTCCCTTCAGAATCCGGGAGGGCGTGCACGGTAATTGG GTCCCCGCGTCTGACTTCGCCGTCAGGAAGCCCCTTGTCGACTACGCTGGCGTCACTCCCGAAATCTTGGATGAGTTTGGCACGGGGGCGCCCATTCCCTTTGAGGACCTGAATGCTCGCCCTGTTGACCGGGGCCGATGA
- a CDS encoding Secreted hydrolase-like protein: MTWLLVISALLSGCAAEIFKPDNHTTYLNTRVPSLYNLTLDQISGSYWTSAFLTTTTGTQYLALAHILGPICKSSLLALDTLEYWNNLEYANPPNSSLPTTGFHISSGNCALGSTSADMITSMYTSGSTSEYAYNLTWESTSKVILNGGGAAFTFGPGFANSTEWSIPASTASGTVTLGEETHAVDPSRSMLWYDHQKGAGAPQKWTWFQLHFPNSSTKASIWAYDFGSPSFESYQFATVRVGEESQYVLPFDMEAGGGCGSWTSPRSNITYPQSWRLSFENGDVLDIESVRKDQEIYGAKAVSDTVYAGYVNVSGKFLGLESGFGVVEMIQLF; this comes from the exons ATGACTTGGCTTCTCGTTATCTCGGCACTCCTCAGCGGTTGCGCGGCAGAGATTTTCAAGCCGGACAACCATACCACATATCTCAAC ACTCGCGTCCCGTCGCTGTACAACCTGACCTTGGACCAAATCAGCGGCTCCTACTGGACCAGTGCTTTCCTCACCACAACCACTGGCACCCAgtacctcgccctcgcccacaTCCTGGGCCCGATCTGCAAAtcctccctcctcgccctggaCACCCTCGAGTACTGGAACAACTTGGAATACGCGAACCCTCCCAACTCCTCCCTTCCCACTACAGGCTTCCACATCTCGTCCGGAAACTGCGCTCTGGGATCAACGTCGGCGGATATGATCACGAGCATGTACACCTCCGGCTCGACCTCCGAATACGCCTACAACCTGACCTGGGAGAGCACGTCAAAGGTCATCTtgaacggcggcggcgcggcctTCACCTTCGGCCCCGGCTTCGCTAACTCGACTGAGTGGTCCATCCCGGCCAGCACCGCGTCCGGGACAGTCACTCTGGGCGAGGAGACgcacgccgtcgacccgAGCCGGTCAATGCTCTGGTACGACCATCAAAAGGGCGCCGGGGCCCCCCAGAAATGGACCTGGTTTCAGCTGCACTTCCCCAACTCCTCGACCAAGGCAAGCATCTGGGCCTACGACTTTGGCAGCCCGTCGTTCGAGTCGTACCAGTTCGCGACTGtccgcgtcggcgaggagtCGCAGTACGTCCTGCCCTTCGACAtggaagccggcggcggctgcggctcgTGGACCTCTCCGAGATCCAACATCACCTACCCCCAGAGCTGGAGACTCAGCTTCGAGAATGGGGATGTGCTCGACATCGAGTCGGTGCGGAAGGACCAGGAGATCTACGGTGCCAAGGCTGTGAGCGACACCGTTTACGCGGGTTATGTCAACGTCTCTGGGAAGTTTCTAGGGCTGGAATCGGGGTTCGGGGTCGTGGAGATGATCCAGCTGTTCTGA
- a CDS encoding Hsp70 family chaperone yields the protein MYGHTLPDRTGPGLGSISLFDDEGSEKFVAVGIDFGTTYSGVSWARSTRPKELNEITGWSSEDPRNRRETQVPTLYDIDTGKWGYEITPDMVPMRWFKLLLLNDDDIQKEDIRNSPQLQQARQLLAQSTKRKRPVEIVGAYLEKIWNHTYATLKTMMDIEDLPLRVAITIPAIWPAYAQGLMREAAKIAGITKKRDIGETTLILVQEPEAAALASLFQHSSFPEIQKNESFIVCDAGGGTVDVISYKVTSERPFKLEECVPGDGKLAGAFQIDQAFEAHLRGKSKLKITSLSASDYNQFIQKEWELGAKRTFNNTSEPRFFNLHPPSKAYGTMARLRHKETLAINKEEMKGFFSRSLTGIRSLVNSQYKQIEKATGKPPKKILLVGGLGSSEYVYDVLNDLFDNRVLRPSDSWSAVARGAILRLLQENISLQTTLSPKQRVALAVLPNVVSRRSRNHYGIMVDTPVETVDLEPEDEPYKDPEGVNRVTRMEWYLKKGDKVDKASRIPITYHGFYQAPLPPKCTFDIMYSSEDVVPKRPGPKVMDLCRIECDWDKPIEEWKTVGNPYTGWRKHEDLELTMGLEGEPKWEIRVGSKRAEHNFEVQYMG from the exons ATGTACGGTCACACTCTTCCGGACCGGACCGGACCCGGCCTCGGGTCCATCAGCCTCTTCGATGATGAAGGCTCCGAAAAATTCGTCGCAGTCGGTATCGACTTTGGCACAAC ATATTCCGGTGTCTCGTGGGCCCGCTCAACTCGCCCCAAGGAACTCAACGAGATCACCGGCTGGTCCTCGGAAGACCCGAGAAACAGGCGCGAGACTCAGGTCCCGACCTTGTACGACATCGATACAGGGAAATGGGGTTACGAGATCACGCCGGATATGGTGCCTATGCGGTGGTTCAAGCTGCTCCTGCtgaacgacgacgacatccagAAAGAGGATATTCGCAACTCCCCGCAGCTTCAACAGGCCCGCCAGCTGCTGGCTCAGTCAACAAAAAGGAAGAGGCCGGTCGAGATCGTGGGCGCCTACCTCGAAAAGATTTGGAACCACACCTACGCGACCCTCAAGACCATGATGGACATCGAGGACCTGCCCCTCCGCGTGGCCATCACCATCCCGGCCATCTGGCCCGCCTACGCCCAGGGCCTCATGCGGGAGGCGGCAAAGATCGCCGGCATCACGAAAAAGCGCGACATTGGCGAGACGACCCTGATTCTGGTCCAGGAACCCGAGGCCGCGGCTTTGGCGAGCTTGTTCCAGCACAGCTCGTTTCCAGAGATACAG AAGAACGAATCTTTCATCGTAtgcgatgccggcggcggcactgTC GATGTTATCAGCTACAAAGTCACATCCGAACGCCCATTCAAGCTCGAAGAATGCGTCCCGGGTGACG GGAAACTTGCGGGGGCTTTCCAGATCGACCAAGCTTTTGAGGCCCATCTCCGCGGCAAGTCCAAGCTGAAGATCACCTCACTCAGCGCCTCCGACTACAACCAGTTCATCCAGAAGGAGTGGGAGCTGGGCGCCAAGAGGACGTTCAACAACACCAGCGAACCGAGGTTCTTCAACCTCCACCCGCCCAGCAAAGCATACGGGACAATGGCCCGGCTACGGCACAAGGAGACGCTGGCTATCAACAA AGAGGAAATGAAAGGCTTCTTTAGCAGGTCCCTTACTGGCATTCGCAGTCTCGTCAACAGTCAGTACAAACAGATAGAAAAAGCGACTGGGAAGCCGCCAAAG AAAATACTTCTTGTTGGAGGTCTGGGCAGTTCCGAGTATGTTTACGACGTGTTGAACGACTTGTTCGACAACAGAGTCCTTCGCCCCAGCGATAG TTggtccgccgtcgcccgcggAGCTATCCTCCGCCTGTTACAGGAGAACATCTCGTTGCAGACCACCCTGTCACCAAAGCAACGAGTAGCCCTAGCAGTCCTGCCGAATGTGGTTTCTCGCAGGTCGAGGAATCACTACGGTATCATGGTCGACACACCAGTAGAAACTGTGGATCTCGAGCCTGAGGACGAGCCCTACAAAGACCCAGAAGGGGTGAACAGGGTCACAAGAATGGAATGGTACCTTAAAAAG GGcgacaaggtcgacaagGCCTCACGTATCCCCATCACGTACCACGGATTCTATCAAGCACCTCTACCTCCCAAGTGTACCTTCGACATCATGTACAGTTCCGAGGATGTGGTTCCTAAAAGACCTGGACCAAAGGTGATGGATCTCTGTCGCATCGAGTGCGATTGGGACAAGCCTATAGAGGAGTGGAAGACGGTGGGCAACCCGTACACGGGATGGAGGAAGCATGAGGACCTTGAGCTGACCATGGGCCTGGAGGGCGAGCCCAAGTGGGAGATTAGAGTTGGGTCAAAACGGGCAGAACACAATTTTGAGGTTCAGTATATGGGATGA